The Hippocampus zosterae strain Florida chromosome 10, ASM2543408v3, whole genome shotgun sequence genome contains the following window.
TCTAACTCTAAGCGGACTTTAACAAGCTTACAGTCGGGCGATGGTGTTAATCAAGTGGCCGATTCGATTACAATGAACCAAAGTGATTTAATTATCTTCCCCTGCCCCCCCGAAGACACGAACTTTGACTCTGACAAGCCCACCCAGAATCTCCATTTTCGCGGACCCATACCAAAACTCATCATCACTCGGGACCCCAGTCCCACCCGCTCCGAGGAATCGTCAACCCGGTTTTGCCTCCGAACCGAGCTTAGCACCGGGTGGGGCTCGGAGCTGCACCCGGACGACGAGTCTCCGTGCTCGGATAGCGGCTGCGGCGGGTCCCCGGCGCTACTGCGCTCCCCCAGGAAGCTGTCCAACTCTTCTTCAGTCGGCCTGTCGTCCGCCTCGTCCTTCGAGGAGTCCGAGGACGACTACACGGGCAGCGACATCGAGTCCAGCTTGTCCCCGGCTAGGTCCCTCTGCAGCCCGGACGACGTCACACCGGTGAGTGCCTTCTCAGTCTTAGCAATGTTGGTTTTCTTACGTGTTAAAGTGAATTCGTCAAGTTAAAATATTTGTGTTGCCCATGTGtttttacattgaaaaataTGGGGCATCACGGGGCAGTTGTAGTGgtttgcatatactgtatctgaCTCACGAATTTGAGGGTAAAGATTTGAATGCCTACTGAGATTTTCCCTCATTGAAGACACAAAATAGTCCATCGGTGTGTGAGTGATATAACATGAATGGTTGTAAGTCTATATTTGCtgggcgattggctggcaacgagatCATCTCACACtccaaatcagctgggataggcagcaGCTCACCTGTCTTGAGGACAAGTCTTATCAGGGGTGGCTCTAGACCAGGGCTAAGAGGGTGCTATAGCCCTGTCAGAAATCTGTGTAGCCCCAGGTAAGCCCCTctagcattttatttgagattctaaatacattttgaaatgattttctctGCCCCCTGATGAAGAAACCCCCTTTTTACCTCCAGAAGAGAAAAAATCCTGGAGCTGTCCATGAGCGtgctagaaaatgaatggattcgtTAAAAGTTGAAACATGCATAATTGGACTCACATTCCCACACTATACAGTACGTACAATGTCCCAGACATATACTTGTATATTTAATAGCCACTTGCACAGATGCTGCATTAGCTctaatgtgtatttaaaaacgTGGAAGGTATAAGTATTGGTTGTGGACGTAAAGATCAGATGTCACGCTCATTAAACAGGGACACGCCAACAATGCCACTTTCAGGACTTCCTCAATTATTAGTCTCTCAAGCGTGTCACTGGCATCAATGAAGGAAGACCTTAGCACATTTTTCAAAGGGGAGGTCATTTACAGTACCATTGTAGTTGATTGCAGGATAGCCTGATTAGTATTATTTGTGTCATCGGCATTCGTGTGACATCAAAGTGTTTTTCTCTGGTCATCAGCACTGATGCaagcagcagttttttttcagtagttgtgttttgttttttaatgcagttttaGTTAATTATGAGTTTCATAGCAGCAAACGTCCCTTGTGGATGAATGAAGAAGtgtttttctgtctgtctgtctgtctgtctgtctgcgtgGCACCACATGATGCAATAATGCGTTTGTTTCTTTATATGTGAGTTAATGGTGAAGTGCACAGCTTACTTTGGGTGATGGGCAGGGTAGACCCTCGCCAAGTTGATGCTCAATCGCGAGTCACAAGCGACCATTTATACCCAATTTCATACCCAGTGTATGGACAATTCAGTCTTCAGTGACGTTAATAAGTATTTTTTGGGATGGAGGGAGTTGATGAGGAAGGTGGGGTTTCAGCAGAAACCCAGAACACAAGCATGGGGGAAGAACATTGCAAATTCtacacaggaagaccagagcAAAGATTCAAATCCAGAACCTTAAAATTGTGAAGCAGACATACTAACCACTTTTTCCACAGCTGTCCTGTTAAATAAACTACTTTTTCACCCTACTCACAAAAGGGAGGCTTGCTCAGTGAGTCAGCTGCTTCCATCACACTGAACCTTTCACATTCTAACACTGTCTAGAAGAACTTAAAAATAATGGTACAGTATTCACTCTGTTGACGTGTCGCAGTGACAAACTTGCAGTGTGATGACTGTATCATTACCAGTGGCGCAACAATGAGTCAACTAATCAATTATCAAATGAATCATTATTTTTGATCATGAATTAATCATTTTGGtatctattttaatttgaaattgtccaaatccttgGAATTTCACCTTGTCAACTAATAAATATTCTCTGATTTCCATCATCCCCCATGAAAGCAGaatcaaaataaatcatttgctTTTCGGAAAGCAATGATCAGCATGGTTTTCGGACCAAATCgatttttatgcattttctgCCCTGTCAATTTGTAATAATTGTGTTTTTGAAAGAATTAACATGTTTTTATTATATCAGATTATTAGAAAAAATAATGGAGAGATTAATCGATTCTAAAACTAATCATGAATTGCAGCTTGGTGTGTACATTTTGCTATGAGTTCCATTACTGTTTCTGTGAGTGTCATCACACTTCGCTTCACTCCCTTCACTGGTGCCGTTCTGTGGCGCCATTACAAGGGCTGCAATGACATCAATTTCGGTATTGGTTACAAAACTCTTTATATTTAATGCGCTCATTAAATATAAAGAGACCCATTTTTACTTAACATGACATCATTGAAGTACGTTGAAACTTTAATACACGtttgacatgattttttttgggggggggagggttatATTCACTTTGGCAAATCAGCGCTGTTGCTCTTTAcctcacatttgttttgaaaagcaaCCACGCCCACGAAAGGCTCAGACGCCTTTCCAAAAGAAGTACAGTTCATGTGTATTTTCCTTGAGTCTGGATATTTGGGGGCACTGTTCAGTAGAAATTCTTGGAATGACACttcactggggggaaaaaagggtcGAAGAGAGGCAGCTTTCTCAAGTGTCCACCTGGTTGAAAGATGATACTTTTCCGCCTTACCCACAATTAACAAATCTTTCATCATCATGCTGTTTTCCATGCATCATAAATCTAATCAACATTACTTCTGAACAGTCCACCCTCGTGTGGAATTTTAGTTTCCTCTTTTGCAGACTGAAAATGAGACGGCTATGAGTCAGACAGTCAACTTGTGAGAGGTTTAAATAGAGCCTCATTCATGGTGGGACACTGGCTCAGCCAAAACCCCTTCTCTTGGTTTGAGTCATTTAAGAACTCTTAATTACATAATTGCAGGATAGCTTGTTATAGGGGTGAAATGACAATAGTTTTTCGTAGTCAAGTATAATGTGATCACAGTCGAGTGAAAGTCGATTCGTCGATGTCATTGATATCTTCTCAGCACTGtacagctgccccccccccagccccctgcACCTCAGACCGAAACATATTGTGACGGACtggcattaattaaaaaaaaataaaaactacaactcatttctatgtcgtatgtaccggtaattctaATTAGTGGGAGCGCTGTGCATTTTCTCTCCGATGATGTTGTCTCATTTTGTGTTCCATggcggcatgtttttttttgttgttctacttcttcctttcataactttgctgctgtgaatctggaatttctccattgcgagactaataaaggttttcttaatcttttgTAAGTCGGGGCATTGTGGCCAGGCTCCAATATATTCATCATTTCTCAATTTTCACCGTCTCTATATGACCAGTAGTGTTAATGATATTGTTGCGCTATCATTTTTGGTAAATTATTACCACACGTTTGCCGCATAGTACAGCAATAGGCTGTACTGCGCGATAAGTGTTACAacacaaatttgaaaaataaaaaataaaaatgaagtagCATTAGTTAGGGCTGaatgatttattgttttgtgacaGAAATCACAGACGATCCTGGGTGCTCATCTGATGCACTTGTTGTATCTTATGCTTTTTTTGAGCCGCACTAAGTGGCTCTAGCCAATGAGTGGATGCTGTCACTTACTGGCCATTACGAATCCACAGGCAGGAAATGAGCAACCTGAGCCATTGTAACAAACAGGACGACGTGTTCTCGTTAGTTTCTGATAAGAGTCTAGGGTTTAATGTGCACATTGTGTCCTCTTCCTagttgagtgaaaaaaaaaagcagttttgtGTCCCAGAAAGACAGGGTGGGTGCGTCTGATGGCTGCACACAACCTCAAGAAAGCCTCGGCGTCAAACCGTCAAACCAGTTATAGTCGATACGCTCTGAAGGCTTCAGGAACTTGCTCACACATGCagaaacgcacacacatttttcgTACTCGGGGTTGAGCGTGTTATGTGTCATGGAAAATTGAACTGAAGCTGAAGCCGGTTGCTAGGCAGCATATTTGCCATatatggtacttttttttttcctccttcatgTATCAAGCTGTACCCGAACACTGACAATAGAATGTTACCAGTACATGTAGGTGCTAATGTAATTTATATAAAAGTTAGTcttatgtaaaaataataatcttccCGCTGAACAGTTACAagacaaagtggaagaaaatagGAGAGGAAAAATGTTGCAAGCTCAGATAAGATTATGAACACTGAAACTTCAAATGTAGTATACATTTGTGATGTTTCCCTTTTTCCGCACACTTGACAGGCAGACTTAGTTTCCATGATTATGCAAACTTGGCATTCTCACTGACTGTGTGGAAATCCATGTAAtgagttaaattttttttttttaaaaagcaaataaagacCCAGAGGCAACGCAGCTCTTGTGTCAGTGACAGGAAGCACCCTTGTCTGTCGTGGTAAACATTTCTGtgacattttccatttgtggcTGAAACACTAAATTGGGTAATATTTATGATGAAATGTTCCCAACGTTGTTTGATAAAGTCCTCCTAAAAGTCAAATTTAGTACGCGACTGAGTGAACGTCTCTCAAACGCAGGCGACTGGAAATAGCGGGACTTGAATACCAGTCAGGAAGGCAAGCAGTTATTTTCTAGAAAATTTAATTTCTATATTCCAAACATGCTATTTAAATGCATTGTAGTAAcatacaatgatttttttttcctcataggaAATATCGGGaatggaaatgtgttttatgGTCAAATTGTTGGCATTTCAAAGCTACTCTCAGGCAATGCCATAAGGCCATTTTAACATTGATAATCATAAAATTTTAACAAtaatgtcaaacattttttgtcatttatagTTTATAGGTACAGAGAAAAATGCAGAAGGAGATTTGCGGCAGGAAAAGGACGGCCTGAGGACCTCACGTGGCCCGCTTTATTCTTTAATCTGGGCCATTGAGCATTCATGTGATCAACAGTCCCTTTGTTTGTtgcgcaaatgtttttttttttaattccattaaatttgttcattaaaaaaagagaaaaaaaacgattaaaTTAACCAGTTTGTTAACTATATTGATAGCTGGTCTGCAAAGGTGTCTGTCTTGTTCATTCCCCAGACTTCGACTACAGCATCAGCaaataattgtaaataataaaatggcTGTTCTCAgtttgcagtaaaaaaaaaaaagtcagaaagttaaaaaaattgcattcaattaaaaaatactataacaaatccataaaaataaaatagatttgtTCAAGTTGGGGTAATGTATTATAGAAATAAACTTTTACCAATTTGTAGGCATTTTTAAGTCACAAAGGAAgttatttattgtaaatgctcaaataaaaatgtcagaaaCGTACAGTACATCTGCATTTCACACTGTTTTATTAACTAATTAGTTTATGGATGATAATGAAACgagcccccccgcctccccaaaaaaagaaatccttgtATTCTAGGAATGACTCAGGCCGATCGATTTAAAAAATCAGACATGGTTCCTTTAACATTCTCGTGTCATTGGTGCAAAACTCCCATAAACACATTTGAAGAGTTGTAAAGAGCTCGGACAATGTGGAGCAATGGGGTGTGGTTTTGATATAAACACCGACGAGTGGTCTGACTGGTTCTGCATACAAGCGAGCGCTTGCCTTGCACACATCTTTCTATTCATCCAAGCATTACATTGACTTGCGTTCAATTCTTGTGACCTCTGCTCACCTTTGCGCAAGTTTATGTGCGTTACACACTTTACACTGATGCGCATGCCTCCTGTAGGTTTACACACCACTGTGGAATTTGCCACAGTGGCAAAGAATGAAAGTCTGCTCTTCCCACCCCCACTTCATTGTGTTACTGCTATTGGCCCGGCATGGGGGCTCAgcatgtgggggggggattatggGATGAGGAAGAACAAAGAAGATGGGAGCGGTGGGAAAGAGAAGGGGAAAGGACGACTCATAGATGGAACCAAAGCGGGCTCGGTGAAAGTCAAAGTAAAGGGACGTGATAGGATGTTGAAACGGCGCCAGCGGTGTTTGGAATTCACCCGCAAAGAACCCGAGGAGCCTCCATGTGAAGATTTGACAGGAGGATTATGAAGCAAGCGACACAAGCCTGCTCATGTTGGCTGGGACAACAACAGAAGGCACTGTAGCtagggaagaaagaaaaagagatttGGGGAGGATTCCGGGACGAGTGCATTGCTGGGGCCCACCGGTGGAGACCCCTCAGTGACGGTGAAGGAAAGAGTTTGTTGGCCGCCCTTTGGTTTTGTGTctagggggggaagggggggggggcacatgtaCATTCGTGTCGGCCTTCTGTCCATGTAATCTACTTGACATCTTGAAAGAAAATGTACTTTACTGACAGAAAGCTGCAAGTTGTTTGGCTCCATCTGAAAGTGTATTTGATTCGTATGGGGCGGCATGATGGCACGTCCGCCTCATGGTCAaaaaggttctgggtttgaatcctaGCTTTGGTCTTTccttgtgtggactttgcatgttctccctgtgcttgcaatcgcttctcccacattccaaaagcgtgCACGTTAGATTGTATGTTCTCAAAGGCGAATGGATGTTTTCTCCTCATATGCCCTGTCATTGACTGGCAACTAGGCCtgtgtgtaccctgcctctcacccaaatgCCGCTGGAATAGACTGCTACTCTGTGGTGCCCCTGAACAGAATAATGAATTGGAGATTAACGCACAGATTTATCAGTATAAATGCATTAAGTGGCTATAATGTCTGCGTTATAGAACAAAACGGTGAGCAACTATCAATTAGAAATGCCACGTGATGTTTTTCCCCCACCCAATTTCAAATGGAGGGCCTCTCTGTGGTTTAACAgtttcagtgtgtttgtgtgtgttcaaaacATTAAGAGTCACAATGACCCaccatactttttttgtggccaTTGTCATGTGTGAGCACACTTGTAATTGGTTCTCACAAGGACATTTCGCTTTCTTTTGAAAGACAACTTCATTGACTTATGCTGTAGAAAGACGACAAACGCTGCATTTTCCACCACTTGAGCCAAAATGGCAGAATAGAACAAAACCGAATGAGGATAAAAGGAGTGGTGATGCTTTTGTGACCGTGCGCAGTGAAATGGGATCCCCTTGGCTTTTAAAACCGGCCGGGTATGGCCTCATTAATACGATTGACGTGTATAATTGGTTGGTTAGATTGTGTGTAAAAGTTGATTTCATCACACCTTGTGTGCACTTCTTGCCTGCGGTGGCTGTTGGGTCACGCTCAAGTCAAATGGTCTCTAAAGAAGTTGTGCTGGATTGCATGAATTACAGTACAAGGATAGGGACAGACTGAAGGGGATTCACGTCGCAGGCCGAAGCTGTGGTCACAAGTTTGTGTCAAAAGTTCAAGAGGAAATCAGCcttttaagcaaaaaaaaaaaaaatgttctccaaGGGGTATGACGCGTGTGCGTTGCATCAGCGTTCTCGGCTGTGACGTGCTTTGTCGAGGTTGTCATTTGAAGGCGAAATTTACAGGTGACTGCGAGTTATTGGCTCTTTGCGCTCAAAACATTCCCAACACTGAGCAGCTGTCTGAAAAGACACGAACAATAACACTGGTTACATGGATCATTTACTGACTACTAACATGATCTGATATTGCTCTGGTAACGTGGCTTCCCGTACAGTAAACGTACTTTATGTACGGTgggtataaaaagtctacacacccccttgttcaaatgccagatttttctggtgttcaaataaaaatgaaacggaCAGCAATTATTTTAAAGGTTTTCCCACCATTAGTGTGTCCAATAACCTCTATGgctcagaaaaaaatggtttggttTCATCAGGCTAGAACACGTTTCCCTCGTTTGTGGTAGATTTCAGGTTTGTTTTTGCAATCATTTGAAGCCGCATTTTGCGTTTTCGGCAAAGTCGCCCTCGGGTTAAGggtttaacatgagtttgaatgtggttAGTTACTGGTAATTCTGAGCCACATCCCTAGCTTGAAGAGGATGTGCATACGTGTGCTGCCACCTTCATCTCAGCTGTTTTTCCCCCAACATTTTTAGCATGAATTTGATCATGGTTAGTTTTTCTGATTAACTTAAATTGTGACTAAGGCAACATTTGTCAGTACTAAACATGCAGCAAGTATTTTGAATAAGGCAACCCCCTTTTTTAATGTACAACTTTGGTGTTCAACCAAACCAAAACTGAatagttgtgctttttttgctATCATTATAATACAGCTTTTTACAGTAATAACAGTCACAATGTTATTTAAACGATGCACACAcagaataaatgttttatgatggcAACCGTTTTGGAATTTGCAGTGAACAAATTCCCATTATTTCTCAGATGGAACATAGTTTTCACTCTTTCACTTTGTTCCACATTGgagattttattgtatttgtaacATCCTTCTGTTCGGTGTAACTTTACTCAATTCACATGACAGAATGATTACAACTTTGGAGTGACAAAGGAGCTTGAAGTCAAAGCCAGCTTCTTTTTCAAGTCAACAAAGGGCCGCTGCGGATATTGCTGCGCAGCGACTGTTTTATTGTGACAGAATTTCCACGCCGCAGCTGTGGAAAGAATGCATGCGAGGAGCGCAGAGATATTGCCGGCATGTAAACACGGCGGTGATAGGAGGACTTGCCGTAGCTTTCACGGCTATAAATTGAAAGATTATTTTCATGTGTCACATTCTCTCGTTCCCGTTTTCGGTGAATTGTCCAACTCCAACTTCCAAATCACGTAGGttggtggttaaaaaaaaagaagctctgACTGCagaagtcaaaataaataacacagaTGACGTGCGCGCTTTGCCCATTTGATttgtcacacacacgcgcgcgcgctaaTCTGTTGCTTGCGTCAAAGCCCCAACTGAACGCTGTCCTTGCTCTTCAGATAAAACACACCAGTTTCAGACAGTACGGCTCTGTTTTACAACCTCACACTTTAGTCAATGTTTTATGAATGGGCTTTGTCGGTGCGGCTCGCCCGGCCTGAAAGGGGAGGATCTGACCAATGTCTACTAAGGTGCGTGCGTTGAAGTGCATTTTAGCCACTCGGTGCTAAAGTTGACAGAGCGACTGGCGAGCGTTCCATATTAGATATCGACAATGACGGTCTTTTGTTTCTCTTCCAGAATAAGTCGTGGCATAAGTTGAAGACCATGGTGCACTGGTCCCCCTTCGTCGTGTCCTTCAAGAAGCGCTACCCGTGGGTGCAGCTCGCCGGCCACGCAGGTTTGTTTATGAAGCGCAAGCCACGCGTGGATCCGTCGTACAAACATAAAGGCGTTTTAATCTTCCATCTGCTCATACTCGTTTAGGTAACTTCCAGGCCGGCGAGAACGGTCGCCTATTAAAGCGATACTGCGAGTGCGAGCAGCAATGTCTCCAGAAGCTGATGAAGGACACTCTTCGGCCGTACGTGCCCGGTTATTATGGGGTGGTGCAAAGAGACGCGCAAGACTACAATCTGATGGACGACCTGCTGGCTGATTTTGATTCGCCGTCCATCATGGATTGTAAAATGGGCAGCAGGTAAGACAATGCTTCAATGTGCCCACTGCATGGGTGACGGTTACTGTATCTGTAATCCACCTTGATAAATACAAAGGCAAAGCTGAACGTAAGCGTTCTTGCTATCGGGTGGGTACAAACGACATTTTTGCCGTTACAGTGGTTCGCAACTTTTTGTAAaaaactttgttgttgttgttggttttttttgccttctcatCCCCTAAAACTGATGCGTTAGAAATCCACAATCCTTCAACTTTCCCCAAAACTGCAGCTTTAAGTAGAATTTCGCGGATATCAAACattccggggaaaaaaaatctatacagtAGTTGGAGAACACGGcagcttaaaaaaacaatgtggtTGGCTTGAGAATTAACACGCGTTCCAATTAGAAATCCATCTAGTAGCACAGTCCACATTCTAAATCGCAATATAGTGGGGGATAAGATAGCAACTCATTAGCATTTTAACAATCGAGTAatgttgattattttgtcatttaatgGATGACGGAAGAAtcggattaaaataaaaaacattcagaaaatCTGAAACCTATCCCTTTATTGAAAAACGGGACATtcatcatatttcaaatgaacagtGCCGAAAATGCCCAAACATGTATTAATTATGATTTAGTTACTGCTTTGGTCCGTAACGAGTCAGAAAATAGGCGTAAGTATTGCTTATTGTTCTCCAAATTAAATGTTTGTAAATGCCGTATTTTGATTCATCACATTGATAGGCCTGATCCATCTGCTTTCATTGGAGTCAACAGAAATATTTCCTTGTCGGGAGGCTCAAATCATTTGGACAAACAGTTCAGCAAATTAAATCCATCATTCATGTGAAAAATGTCGACTTTCTACTATGCTCAAGGACCTATTTGGAGGAGGAGCTGATGAAAGCGAGAGAGCACCCGCGCTTGCGCAAGGACATGTACGATAAGATGGTCGCCGTGGACCCCTGTGCCCCCACCGAACAGGAGAGGGCCCAGCAGGGCGTGCTCAAGCCCAGATACATGCAGTGGAGGGAGACGCTCAGCTCCACCTCCACGCTTGGCTTCCGCATCGAGGGCATCAAGGTCAGTAATTCAACTGAGCGGCAGATTCTTCATTTAAATGCTTTCCGCAATTCTTCACAGAGTGGAAAAGATGAATTTTCCCATTTTGGAATCAGGCTTTTAACGTACTAAAATGTGGGGAAAGAGAAGCTCTGTGAATATCTTATGAATGCGTAGTACATACTGAATTGAATGAGAGACCTCATTTGTGGTTCTTTTCTTCTGCAGAAAGCTGATGGTACCTGCAACACCAATTTTAAGACCACCAAACTCAAGGAGCAAGTGATGCGGGCCCTGGAGGACTTTGTTGACGGAAACACTGAGACCCTGGTGGGTTTCCTGTCACCGTTGATTtgaaaaagagttttttttccggcaatcAAAAGCAGTTCCCGGGTGTCTAAAATGCTCCAAAGTATTAGGAATTACTTTACACCTCCGCTATGTTTTGCCTTCATAAAATTTTTTGAGAGGTGGCCCTCTCCTATGCAAGTGAGTCACCTGTTACCCCACCCCGTGTGTTGCTGGGCcaatggtgagaccggttttcATTACCATGAACACCGGGGAGGAACCTGAGCTTTGTGACTACAGAGTCTTCACGGGGTTCCTCTTGTCATCTTGCCAGCAAGTGTATATGTATTAGTGGGCTGGACTTGACCAACGAGAATATGCCTAATAGTGTGGCCTTGACCTCGCcggtgagtgtgcgtgtgttccaGCTAATGTTTGGCTGTCACTTCTTGGCTTTCAAACACGAATTGAGCCCGAGCATTGCAACTACAGAGGATTTGCGCGCTGCCTCTCGCCATCTCGCCAGCATGTGTATGCGTAACAGTGGACTTGATCTCGCCGGCAAGTGTGCATGTTTGGCCAATTCCTCTTCACTATAAAGTATGTTTTAATATTCTGAACCATGCTACAATTGTAAGACGAAGCTAACTagtggaaaataaaattaaagtgAAGTAGAACTACTTACACTGGGGAGTAGAAGAGTGTTTACTGTGCAATACTGTTATCTGTTGGCTTTTTATCGGTAATGTGTGTCTGACATAAAAACGGTATATTGTTTAGGCCAGACCACGCCCCTTTATGGTGGCtgaggaaaatgtaaaaaaaattgcacaagtAAAACATGTACTATTTGTGTTTTGAAGTTTAGGTTTGTCGACCAATAGAGATGTTCTCTTGTGCACATGATGTATTTTCATGGGCTATTTATCGATGCACTTTTAAACTTCCTTTACCTGCCTTTTCCTTGAATCCGGCTTTTGTAGATTTGTAAACTTCTAAATgagtttggatttttaaaaataattttacaaattatttttaaaaatataattgtaATTATAATATAATTGTGCTTTGAATTTTTGGAGGCCATTTTCTCCCTCAAAGCCATTaagaaaaaattttttttgaatctttttttttcatattcacattttgtcccgcattttttgtcattatttatcTCAGCCACCACACCCTTATGTCTCACAAAGtttcacttccttttttttttctttattcttaCACTTTTCCTCTTCACCATTCCTGGTACCCTTCTTGTGGCACCAgaggaaaagacaaagaaaaagcaaatgagATTCTTTGCTCCTgtcacacaaaatgacaaattgaacccccatgtttagtttttttgggggggggcatgtttttCCTAGAAGTTTCTAAACAGTAACACTTTTGGAGCATTGGACTTTGGCGGATCCACTGTGTACTGTATAAACAAACAGCTGTCAGTCAAACATTTTAaagcttttgttgttttccattcTATTGATTCAGAACTTGTACCTGCAACGCTTGGAGGAGCTGCGGACCGTGCTGGAGCAGTCACATTTCTTCAAGACGCATGAGGTATTCATTGACATAACATAACATTGACACAATCTGAAACAAACCTGTCGGCTTAAGTTTTGTGATTTGGTAATATTTCACCCTGATTTGCTTGCATCCGATTTGTATCGACCTCATTGGAGGGAAATAATGAAGGACAAATAACTTTTCTTATTAATATATAGGTACACATTTAATTTGTTTATGCTCAGaatgttttgtcatgttttttgtaaGAGAAATGGCACCTTGTGATATTGTCTTCAAAAAAATAACGGCGCGATAACATAATTAAAGACAATTAAGAATTTAACAGTTTGTGTATTAGGATTTTATGCTTCAATGCACATTGATGTGCTACTTCTGGTGTGCGCACCTTGGCCAAGGGCAATTCGTCTATTTGGACATAATACacgaagaagagtttcacaactaaATTACTCAGCAAGGTGGagtaatattattttttttggcaagGATAAATATTATATGCCTGTAAATATTGTGACATTATGTCTCAATGTGTTGCTTCACTGTTCAGATGTCCGTTTCCTAATAAGTACGTTGGCATCGATGCTACTTTTGTTGGCTATGTTTTCCATTGTGTGTTAGCGTTAAGCTAATGGAGCTGTGTAAGCTATATGGTTTGTTGAATACATGGTGCAATTCTGTTTGTTTTACGTTTAAACTTCAACCAAGAATGGCAGTAAACAGTTATTGTTAGCCAGATGAGCATTTTTTCTTGCTCTACTTAGAATATTAGCAAATCTGTGGGAGCATGTTTTTATACCATAAAAGTCAGGCCATTGCTGAGCTAgcttgtattaaaaaatatataataaaatgatatgatgtgattttctcttttgttttcaatggAAGTATCCTGTCAGTTAA
Protein-coding sequences here:
- the itpkcb gene encoding inositol-trisphosphate 3-kinase Cb, which gives rise to MGQTRSVVSPSHGTVAPGTTCKADEAVRRPDTRRLKCERKRLTLRINGNPMKRQALSCLGRRKRDSSPTRAEPSYGSEAGEPAARHERREGKLPRDEAVSAAEEPRFAADSLLEAPTLARDVSGETTVGPTEKPLGGRRSAEVNAAGCVDTSTTREDNASDPPTRAMECQPLGENSHDRLMAPLGELSRDESNSKRTLTSLQSGDGVNQVADSITMNQSDLIIFPCPPEDTNFDSDKPTQNLHFRGPIPKLIITRDPSPTRSEESSTRFCLRTELSTGWGSELHPDDESPCSDSGCGGSPALLRSPRKLSNSSSVGLSSASSFEESEDDYTGSDIESSLSPARSLCSPDDVTPNKSWHKLKTMVHWSPFVVSFKKRYPWVQLAGHAGNFQAGENGRLLKRYCECEQQCLQKLMKDTLRPYVPGYYGVVQRDAQDYNLMDDLLADFDSPSIMDCKMGSRTYLEEELMKAREHPRLRKDMYDKMVAVDPCAPTEQERAQQGVLKPRYMQWRETLSSTSTLGFRIEGIKKADGTCNTNFKTTKLKEQVMRALEDFVDGNTETLNLYLQRLEELRTVLEQSHFFKTHEVVGSSLLFVHDASGKARVWMIDFGKTVPLPAHRTLDHRTPWVEGNQEDGYMWGLDNLIDIFGSMLPQVS